Proteins from one Rosa chinensis cultivar Old Blush chromosome 7, RchiOBHm-V2, whole genome shotgun sequence genomic window:
- the LOC112177230 gene encoding elongation factor Tu, chloroplastic, whose translation MAISTAAAASSKLTYPYASSPSSTPCFSIRPTSKLTHLSSSFLNPSTILHLTPSSTRHHLHHHPTRRSFTVKAARGKFERKKPHVNIGTIGHVDHGKTTLTAALTMALASMGNSAVKKYDEIDAAPEERARGITINTATVEYETESRHYAHVDCPGHADYVKNMITGAAQMDGAILVCSGADGPMPQTKEHILLAKQVGVPNMVVFLNKQDQVDDEELLELVELEVRELLSSYEFPGDDVPIISGSALLALEALMADPAIKRGDNKWVDKIYELMDAVDSYIPIPQRQTDLPFLMAIEDVFSITGRGTVATGRVERGTIKTGDTVDIVGLKDTRSTTVTGVEMFQKILDEALAGDNVGLLLRGIQKIDIQRGMVLAKPGTITPHTKFEAIVYVLKKEEGGRHSPFFSGYRPQFYMRTTDVTGRVTQIMNDKDEESKMVMPGDRVKIIVELIVPVACESGMRFAIREGGKTVGAGVIGAILE comes from the coding sequence ATGGCAATctcaacagcagcagcagcttccTCAAAGCTCACATACCCTTATGCCTCCTCACCTTCTTCAACCCCTTGTTTCTCAATTAGACCCACTTCCAAGCTCACCCACCTCTCCTCTTCCTTCCTAAACCCCTCCACCATCCTCCACCTCACTCcctcctccacgcgccaccacctccaccaccaccccaCGCGCCGCTCCTTCACCGTCAAGGCCGCGCGTGGCAAGTTCGAGCGCAAGAAGCCCCACGTCAACATCGGCACCATCGGCCACGTCGACCACGGCAAGACCACCCTCACCGCCGCCCTCACCATGGCCCTCGCCTCCATGGGCAACAGCGCCGTCAAGAAGTACGACGAAATCGACGCCGCGCCGGAGGAGCGCGCGCGCGGAATTACCATCAACACCGCCACCGTCGAGTACGAGACCGAGAGCCGCCACTACGCCCACGTCGACTGCCCCGGCCACGCCGACTACGTCAAGAACATGATCACCGGGGCCGCCCAGATGGACGGCGCCATCCTCGTCTGCTCCGGCGCCGACGGCCCAATGCCGCAGACCAAAGAGCACATCTTGCTCGCGAAGCAAGTCGGCGTGCCCAACATGGTGGTCTTCCTCAACAAACAGGACCAGGTCGACGACGAGGAGCTTCTCGAGCTCGTCGAATTGGAGGtgcgtgagttgctttcttcatatgagTTTCCCGGTGATGATGTGCCCATCATTTCCGGTTCGGCTTTGTTAGCACTAGAGGCTTTGATGGCCGACCCTGCTATTAAGCGTGGTGACAATAAATGGGTAGATAAGATTTATGAGCTTATGGATGCTGTTGATAGCTACATACCTATTCCGCAACGGCAGACTGATCTGCCGTTTTTGATGGCCATTGAAGATGTGTTTTCCATCACCGGCCGTGGGACTGTGGCCACCGGCCGTGTCGAGAGGGGCACCATTAAGACTGGGGATACAGTCGACATTGTTGGGTTGAAGGATACGAGAAGCACCACTGTTACCGGTGTGGAGATGTTTCAGAAGATTCTCGATGAGGCTTTGGCCGGTGACAATGTGGGGCTGTTGCTTAGGGGTATTCAGAAGATTGATATTCAGAGAGGGATGGTTTTGGCTAAGCCGGGGACTATTACCCCGCATACTAAGTTTGAGGCCATTGTCTATGTGTTGAAGAAGGAAGAGGGTGGTAGGCATTCCCCCTTCTTCTCGGGTTATAGGCCACAGTTTTACATGAGGACTACTGATGTCACCGGTAGAGTCACTCAGATTATGAATGATAAGGATGAGGAGTCCAAGATGGTTATGCCTGGTGATCGTGTCAAGATTATTGTCGAATTGATTGTGCCTGTGGCTTGTGAGTCCGGAATGAGGTTTGCTATCAGAGAAGGAGGGAAGACTGTTGGAGCAGGTGTTATTGGAGCCATACTTGAGTGA
- the LOC112175388 gene encoding protein DEHYDRATION-INDUCED 19 homolog 5 has translation MDVDSWASRVHAAKSLSAVHATRMHYDNHFALDDSEGDDDAKSCFLCPFCYVDIEVPMLCNHLEEEHCFDFKNAVCPLCAANLGKDVIGHFMVQHASSFKHRRKSQKSGPWTGSSAMKALLKNGRAYAHESAPDPLLSPFICNVSFSDPNGTPQDVCSDINAPIISDMKSTEPSLPDEGCEKDNAERRQRATFVQQLIASTIFSDL, from the exons ATGGACGTTGACTCGTGGGCCTCCAGAGTTCATGCTGCCAAGAGCCTCTCTGCTGTTCATGCTACTCGGATGCACTATG ATAATCATTTTGCCTTGGACGATTCTGAAGGAGATGATGATGCAAAGTCTTGTTTTCTATGCCCTTTTTGTTATGTGGACATTGAAGTCCCTATGCTCTGCAACCACTTGGAGGAAGAACACTGCTTTGACTTCAAAAATGCA GTTTGTCCTTTATGTGCAGCAAATCTAGGGAAGGATGTCATCGGACATTTCATGGTGCAGCACGCAAGCTCCTTCAAG CACAggagaaaatctcaaaaatccGGTCCCTGGACTGGTAGTTCAGCAATGAAAGCGCTGCTGAAGAATGGAAGGGCATATGCACATGAATCTGCACCTGATCCTCTCCTCTCACCTTTTATCTGCAATGTATCATTTTCAGATCCTAATGGTACTCCGCAAGATGTTTGTTCTGATATCAATGCCCCTATTATTTCCGATATGAAAAG CACTGAGCCATCTTTGCCAGATGAAGGTTGTGAAAAGGATAATGCAGAGAGAAGGCAGAGGGCAACATTTGTGCAGCAGTTGATTGCATCAACCATATTCTCAGATCTATGA